In a single window of the Aminomonas paucivorans DSM 12260 genome:
- the csaB gene encoding polysaccharide pyruvyl transferase CsaB, which translates to MTRPLDVVLCGYYGFGNLGDELLARALVELLEEGGIPRSRVGILSADPAGTRRALGTESADRWSLPGVARMLGRSRTLLLGGGGLLQDATSLRSCVYYWGVVQTARCRGCIPWAFGQSVGPLGSPLARRVARGALAPCVVRVVRDRPSLEAVRGLGLGETELAPDPVLGLSLPRLAPGRGTGRLGVNLRPWKGEAREGAIRALRELAERAGWTFVGLALAEEDRLCLAEARDRQGLPLEEIRLLDSPESFSAAAAEMDGLVAMRLHALVLSVLAGLPAAAVPYDPKVTAFSEEWGLPTWTPRSGWSAVPFSQPGSEPSRERLEETRGLLRAALTRCLERLRGTGGWGA; encoded by the coding sequence GTGACCCGTCCCCTGGACGTGGTCCTCTGCGGCTACTACGGCTTCGGCAACCTGGGGGACGAGCTGTTGGCCCGGGCCCTGGTGGAACTCCTGGAGGAAGGCGGGATCCCCCGAAGCCGGGTGGGGATCCTCTCGGCGGATCCCGCCGGGACCCGGCGGGCCCTGGGGACGGAGTCGGCGGATCGTTGGAGCCTCCCTGGGGTGGCCCGGATGCTGGGGCGCTCCCGGACCCTTCTCCTGGGGGGAGGGGGGCTTCTGCAGGACGCCACCAGCCTTCGAAGCTGCGTCTACTACTGGGGGGTCGTGCAGACGGCCCGCTGTCGGGGGTGCATCCCCTGGGCCTTCGGGCAGTCCGTGGGTCCGTTGGGTTCTCCCCTCGCCCGGCGGGTCGCCCGGGGAGCCCTTGCCCCCTGTGTCGTCCGGGTGGTCCGGGATCGCCCCTCCCTGGAGGCGGTCCGAGGGTTGGGACTGGGAGAGACGGAACTGGCCCCGGACCCGGTGCTGGGGCTTTCCCTGCCCCGCCTGGCCCCGGGAAGGGGTACCGGACGTCTGGGGGTGAACCTGCGTCCCTGGAAGGGAGAGGCTCGGGAGGGGGCGATCCGGGCCCTTCGGGAGCTGGCGGAGAGGGCGGGGTGGACCTTCGTGGGCCTTGCCCTGGCGGAGGAGGATCGGCTCTGCCTGGCGGAGGCCCGGGACAGACAGGGGCTGCCGCTGGAGGAGATCCGCCTCCTGGACTCCCCGGAGTCCTTTTCCGCTGCGGCCGCGGAGATGGACGGCCTGGTGGCCATGAGGCTCCACGCCCTGGTGCTGTCGGTCCTGGCGGGACTTCCCGCTGCGGCGGTGCCCTACGACCCCAAGGTGACGGCCTTCTCAGAGGAGTGGGGGCTTCCCACCTGGACGCCCCGATCCGGCTGGTCTGCGGTTCCCTTCTCGCAGCCCGGCTCGGAGCCTTCTCGGGAAAGGCTGGAGGAAACCCGGGGTCTTCTGCGCGCCGCTCTGACCCGGTGCCTGGAGCGTCTTCGTGGGACGGGAGGATGGGGTGCATGA